One Natrinema marinum genomic window carries:
- a CDS encoding homoserine kinase encodes MLTVRAPATSANLGSGFDVFGVALGTPADVVRVERAPETTITVTGAGSEYIPEDPAKNTVGAVADALDAPAHIRIDKGVRPSSGLGSSAASAAAAAVALNALYDRGHSRRELVPIAAEGEALVSGEAHADNVAPSLLGGFTVVTDDGVTQVDASIPVVACLPEMSVSTRDARGVVPDSAAMDDVVDTVGNAATLTVGMTRNDPVLVGRGMNDGIVTPERTKLIDGYDRVREAALEAGATGVTVSGAGPGMLAVCHRRDRRAIAAAMVDAFDAAGIESRAYQTAVGEGARLYRDDS; translated from the coding sequence ATGCTCACCGTGCGGGCACCCGCGACGAGTGCGAACCTCGGGAGTGGCTTCGACGTCTTCGGCGTCGCTCTCGGGACGCCCGCCGACGTCGTTCGCGTCGAACGTGCCCCGGAGACGACGATCACGGTCACCGGTGCCGGCAGCGAGTACATCCCGGAAGACCCAGCGAAGAACACCGTTGGGGCGGTCGCCGACGCGCTGGACGCGCCAGCCCACATCCGGATCGACAAGGGGGTTCGCCCCTCCTCGGGGCTCGGCTCGTCGGCTGCCAGCGCGGCCGCGGCGGCCGTCGCGCTGAACGCCCTCTACGACCGCGGCCACAGCCGGAGAGAGCTCGTCCCGATCGCCGCCGAAGGCGAGGCGCTCGTCTCCGGCGAGGCCCACGCTGACAACGTCGCCCCCTCGCTTCTGGGCGGGTTCACCGTCGTCACCGACGACGGCGTCACGCAGGTCGACGCCTCGATCCCCGTCGTTGCCTGCCTTCCCGAAATGTCCGTCTCCACGCGCGACGCGCGCGGCGTCGTCCCCGATTCGGCCGCGATGGACGACGTCGTCGACACCGTCGGGAACGCCGCCACGCTCACCGTCGGGATGACCCGAAACGACCCCGTTCTCGTCGGTAGGGGGATGAACGACGGCATCGTCACGCCCGAACGGACCAAGCTCATCGACGGCTACGACCGCGTTCGCGAGGCCGCCCTCGAGGCGGGCGCGACAGGTGTAACGGTAAGCGGCGCCGGCCCCGGAATGCTGGCGGTCTGCCACCGCCGAGATCGCCGGGCGATCGCCGCGGCGATGGTCGACGCCTTCGACGCCGCCGGCATCGAGAGCCGGGCCTACCAGACCGCGGTCGGTGAGGGCGCTCGGCTCTACCGCGACGACTCGTAG
- the pdxS gene encoding pyridoxal 5'-phosphate synthase lyase subunit PdxS: MTEDTDLEELRRGTDLVKRGFARMQKGGVIMDVVDPEQARIAEDAGAVAVMALEAVPADIRKRGGVARMADPADVAEIVDSVSIPVMGKSRIGHTKEAQILEAVGVDMIDESEVLTPADDAYHIDKRDFTAPFVCGARDLGEALRRIDEGAAMIRTKGEAGTGDVNQAVHHQRTIKGEIRKLEGMSHEEREAYAREIEAPADLVHETAEMGRLPVVNFAAGGIATPADAALMMHHECDGIFVGSGIFGAENPPEMAEAIVEATNNWDDPETLAEISKNLGKSMKGDANVDLPEEEKLQGRGV, from the coding sequence ATGACGGAAGACACCGATCTCGAGGAACTGCGACGCGGGACCGACCTCGTCAAGCGCGGGTTCGCCCGGATGCAGAAAGGCGGCGTCATCATGGATGTCGTCGACCCCGAACAGGCCCGCATCGCCGAGGACGCCGGCGCGGTCGCGGTGATGGCGCTGGAAGCCGTCCCCGCGGACATTCGCAAGCGCGGCGGCGTCGCCCGGATGGCCGACCCCGCCGACGTCGCGGAGATCGTCGACTCGGTCTCGATCCCCGTCATGGGCAAATCCCGGATCGGTCACACGAAGGAAGCCCAGATCCTCGAGGCCGTCGGGGTCGACATGATCGACGAGTCCGAGGTGCTGACGCCCGCCGACGACGCCTACCACATCGACAAGCGCGACTTCACCGCGCCGTTCGTCTGCGGCGCGCGCGACCTCGGCGAGGCCCTGCGCCGGATCGACGAAGGCGCGGCGATGATCCGGACCAAAGGCGAGGCCGGCACGGGCGACGTGAATCAGGCCGTCCACCACCAGCGCACCATCAAAGGCGAGATCCGAAAACTCGAGGGGATGAGCCACGAGGAACGCGAGGCCTACGCCCGCGAGATCGAAGCGCCCGCGGACCTCGTCCACGAGACCGCCGAGATGGGCCGCCTTCCGGTGGTGAACTTTGCGGCGGGCGGGATCGCGACTCCCGCCGACGCCGCGCTCATGATGCACCACGAGTGCGACGGCATCTTCGTCGGCAGCGGCATCTTCGGCGCGGAGAATCCGCCCGAGATGGCCGAGGCGATCGTCGAGGCGACCAACAACTGGGACGACCCCGAGACGCTCGCGGAGATCTCGAAGAACCTCGGCAAGAGCATGAAAGGCGACGCCAACGTCGACCTCCCCGAGGAGGAGAAGCTGCAGGGCCGAGGCGTTTAG
- a CDS encoding acetoacetate decarboxylase family protein, whose protein sequence is MTTVERARRRLSTGHEVDLPLELSFAMGGVTVPARRGRLEGVLPDGLSALAIAPGVGCVALVGIQYHRVGGSDRAGIADERRGNETGLEPYDEFAVIVPAVQGSRTDLPIAQLAAGEVGGYVHWLPVTTDPSVALGRELWGYPKERADITVTDGPNGLRAVVAGGRYGDGEAVRLEVARPRFAPRRRDWTMASYTTIDGDLLRTPARIEGEVALGLGVGGTRLEIAPPLRRELGLWQRPLTRLYGSRVRARLFEGELLHG, encoded by the coding sequence ATGACTACTGTCGAACGGGCGCGACGGCGGCTCTCGACCGGTCACGAGGTAGACCTGCCGCTCGAGCTCTCTTTTGCGATGGGCGGCGTCACGGTTCCCGCTCGTCGCGGCCGGCTCGAGGGGGTCCTGCCGGACGGCCTCTCCGCGCTCGCCATCGCGCCCGGCGTCGGCTGCGTCGCGCTCGTCGGGATCCAGTATCACCGCGTCGGCGGTTCGGATCGGGCCGGGATCGCCGATGAACGGCGCGGGAACGAGACCGGGCTCGAGCCCTACGACGAGTTCGCCGTCATCGTGCCGGCGGTCCAGGGGAGCCGTACCGACCTGCCTATCGCACAGCTCGCGGCCGGCGAGGTCGGCGGCTACGTCCACTGGCTGCCGGTCACGACCGACCCGTCGGTCGCGCTCGGGCGCGAGCTCTGGGGGTATCCCAAGGAACGAGCCGATATCACGGTGACCGATGGGCCGAACGGACTCCGCGCCGTCGTCGCCGGCGGTCGCTACGGCGACGGCGAGGCGGTCCGTCTCGAGGTCGCCCGCCCCCGCTTTGCTCCCCGTCGGCGCGACTGGACGATGGCGAGCTACACGACGATCGACGGCGACCTCCTGCGGACGCCGGCGCGGATCGAGGGCGAGGTGGCGCTCGGACTCGGCGTCGGTGGCACGCGCCTCGAGATCGCGCCGCCCCTGCGACGGGAACTCGGACTCTGGCAGCGGCCGTTGACCCGGTTGTACGGCTCCCGCGTCCGGGCGCGTCTCTTCGAAGGCGAGCTACTACACGGGTGA
- a CDS encoding DUF1405 domain-containing protein gives MTASTRLADRERADGESLPAYLAPVPRTLEDLGLRFAWLVVAINLAGTAFGFWYYSSQFALTPVAMWPWVPDSPLATLFVALAIAAWKLGREQPWLTALAFFGNIVLGLWTPYTLLAFADSYAYLPVWMYHFLFWSHLAMVVQAFVLHRISDFPVWAVAVAAVWYWSNLIVDYFVPIAGEPHHTIIPVERDASMFLGGDALGVIAAGEVTFVLLALFLALSIRVKKSETVESQP, from the coding sequence ATGACCGCGTCGACTCGGCTGGCGGACCGCGAACGCGCAGACGGCGAGTCGCTGCCGGCGTATCTCGCGCCCGTGCCGCGCACGCTCGAGGATCTCGGGCTCCGCTTCGCGTGGCTCGTCGTGGCGATCAATCTCGCCGGAACGGCCTTTGGCTTCTGGTATTACTCGAGTCAGTTCGCCCTGACACCGGTCGCGATGTGGCCCTGGGTGCCCGACAGCCCGCTCGCGACGCTGTTCGTCGCGCTGGCGATCGCCGCCTGGAAGCTGGGCCGCGAGCAGCCGTGGCTGACCGCGTTGGCGTTTTTCGGTAACATCGTGTTGGGGCTGTGGACGCCGTACACGCTGCTCGCCTTCGCGGATTCCTACGCGTACCTCCCCGTCTGGATGTACCACTTCCTCTTCTGGAGTCACCTCGCGATGGTCGTTCAGGCGTTCGTCCTGCATCGGATCTCGGACTTTCCCGTCTGGGCGGTAGCGGTCGCCGCCGTCTGGTACTGGAGCAACCTGATCGTCGACTACTTCGTGCCGATCGCCGGCGAGCCACACCACACGATCATCCCCGTCGAGCGGGACGCCTCGATGTTCCTCGGCGGCGACGCGCTGGGCGTGATCGCCGCTGGGGAAGTGACGTTCGTCCTGCTGGCACTGTTTCTCGCACTGTCGATTCGCGTCAAAAAGTCTGAGACGGTTGAGAGTCAGCCGTAA
- a CDS encoding DUF7344 domain-containing protein, which yields MKTDTSDVHTPETDATLSTDTVFELLLDEQRRYALYYLSRRVGAVSIEELVEQIADHEGVPTRDRVEQISVEFYHNHLRKLVDSKVLRYDAETGTVERLAAARSLDPYLELAYVADLSPTA from the coding sequence ATGAAGACAGACACCTCAGACGTCCACACCCCTGAAACCGATGCCACGCTCTCGACAGACACGGTATTCGAGCTTTTGCTCGATGAACAGCGCCGGTACGCACTGTATTACCTGTCACGGAGAGTGGGAGCCGTGAGCATCGAGGAACTCGTCGAGCAGATCGCCGACCACGAGGGCGTTCCGACTCGCGATCGCGTCGAGCAGATCTCCGTCGAGTTCTACCACAACCACCTTCGAAAGCTCGTCGACTCGAAGGTGCTGCGGTACGACGCGGAGACGGGAACGGTCGAGCGTTTGGCCGCGGCTCGCTCGCTCGATCCCTACCTCGAGCTGGCGTACGTCGCCGACCTGTCGCCGACCGCGTAG
- a CDS encoding valine--tRNA ligase, whose translation MDSPERDDEPSLEGGYDPEAVESRWQQRWIDEDIYAYEGDEKRDPNTVYAIDTPPPTVSGSLHMGHLYGSTLQDFAARFQRMADGAVLFPFGYDDNGIASERLTEKELDIRHQDYERREFQERCREVCADYEADFTRKMQALGTSIDWNNTYKTIEPRVQRISQLSFLDLHEKGREYRKKAPAIWCPECETAISQVETEDDERGSHFNDIAFELVGSDAPREEFVISTTRPELIPACVSVFVHPDDEDNRDLVGETARIPLFGHEVPIIEDERVDMEKGSGIVMCCTFGDQKDIEWYQAHDLPLRVAIDESATMTDLAGDYEGMSTEEAREAIVEDLDDGGYLRDRWEISHTVQVHERCDTPVEFRVSKQWYVEILDHKEEYLEAGREMDWYPEKMFTRYRHWIEGLEWDWLISRQRDSGIPFPVWYCADCDQEVMAEREDLPVDPLSDEPPVESCPECGGDEFEAEEDVFDTWATSSLTPLINAGWDWDAESEEFTMDNPELYPFDLRPQGHDIISFWLFHTVVKCYEHTGEVPFDATMINGHVLDENREKMSKSRGNVVEPDEVLAEYPVDAVRFWAASAAVGDDFPYQEKDLTAGEKLLRKLWNASKLVDTLAPADPDEPDELEAIDRWLLAELDDAVADLTDHFEAYEFAKARDRLRTFFWNTFCDDYLEIAKTREDEPSTQYALRTAHRTFLELWAPFLPHVTEEIWQAVYADSEALRASEGSSGEQGEPRAAGGLDSIHTRDWPAPQGYEADLEAGEAAMEVISALRRYKSEHQLPLNADLESVAVYGPVDGFEDAIQHVMHVQELTVLEEQPEISTEVASIDLDYSTLGPKFGSKVGEIDSGIESGEYEIDDDAGVLRVAGEELEDDLFEVEFERTYSGEGEMIETESAVVILE comes from the coding sequence ATGGACTCGCCAGAGCGAGACGACGAACCCAGCCTCGAGGGTGGCTACGACCCCGAGGCCGTCGAATCGCGCTGGCAACAGCGCTGGATCGACGAGGACATCTACGCCTACGAGGGTGATGAAAAGCGAGATCCCAACACCGTCTACGCGATCGATACGCCGCCGCCGACGGTCTCGGGGAGCCTGCACATGGGTCACCTCTACGGCTCGACGCTGCAGGACTTCGCTGCACGATTCCAGCGGATGGCCGACGGCGCCGTGCTCTTTCCGTTCGGCTACGACGACAACGGAATCGCAAGCGAGCGACTGACGGAGAAGGAACTGGATATCCGCCATCAGGACTACGAGCGCCGAGAATTTCAGGAACGCTGTCGAGAGGTCTGTGCGGACTACGAGGCCGACTTCACCCGCAAGATGCAGGCGCTTGGCACTTCGATCGACTGGAACAACACCTACAAGACGATCGAACCTCGGGTTCAGCGGATCTCGCAACTGTCCTTCCTCGATCTCCACGAGAAGGGCCGGGAGTACCGAAAGAAGGCGCCCGCGATCTGGTGCCCGGAGTGTGAAACGGCGATCTCGCAGGTCGAAACCGAGGACGACGAACGCGGCTCGCACTTCAACGACATCGCGTTCGAGCTCGTGGGCTCGGACGCACCGCGCGAGGAGTTCGTCATCTCGACGACCCGTCCCGAACTGATTCCGGCCTGCGTCTCCGTCTTCGTCCACCCCGACGACGAGGACAATCGGGATCTCGTCGGTGAGACCGCCCGAATTCCGCTGTTCGGCCACGAGGTGCCGATCATCGAGGACGAGCGCGTCGACATGGAGAAAGGCAGCGGGATCGTCATGTGCTGTACTTTCGGCGACCAGAAGGACATCGAGTGGTACCAGGCCCACGACCTGCCGCTGCGGGTTGCCATCGACGAGTCCGCGACGATGACCGACCTCGCCGGCGACTACGAGGGTATGTCCACCGAGGAGGCCCGCGAGGCCATCGTCGAGGACTTAGACGACGGAGGCTACCTGCGCGACCGCTGGGAAATTTCGCATACGGTGCAGGTCCACGAGCGCTGTGACACCCCCGTCGAGTTCCGCGTCTCCAAGCAGTGGTACGTCGAGATCTTAGACCACAAAGAGGAGTACCTCGAGGCCGGCCGGGAGATGGACTGGTACCCCGAGAAGATGTTTACCAGGTACCGCCACTGGATCGAAGGGCTAGAGTGGGACTGGCTGATCTCCCGCCAGCGCGACTCGGGCATTCCGTTCCCGGTCTGGTACTGTGCGGACTGCGATCAGGAAGTCATGGCCGAGCGCGAGGACCTGCCGGTCGATCCCCTGAGCGACGAGCCGCCGGTCGAGAGCTGTCCCGAGTGCGGCGGCGACGAGTTCGAGGCCGAGGAGGACGTCTTCGACACCTGGGCCACGTCCTCGCTGACCCCGCTGATCAACGCCGGCTGGGACTGGGACGCAGAGAGCGAGGAGTTCACGATGGACAACCCCGAGCTCTACCCGTTCGATCTGCGCCCGCAGGGTCACGACATCATCTCCTTCTGGCTGTTCCACACCGTCGTCAAGTGCTACGAGCACACCGGCGAGGTGCCCTTCGACGCGACGATGATCAACGGCCACGTCTTGGACGAGAATCGCGAGAAGATGTCCAAGTCGCGGGGCAACGTCGTCGAACCCGACGAGGTGCTCGCGGAGTACCCCGTCGACGCGGTCCGCTTCTGGGCGGCCAGCGCCGCCGTCGGCGACGACTTCCCCTATCAGGAGAAGGACCTGACGGCAGGCGAAAAGCTCCTGCGCAAGCTCTGGAACGCCTCGAAGCTGGTCGACACGCTCGCGCCCGCTGACCCCGACGAGCCCGACGAACTCGAGGCGATCGACCGCTGGCTGCTCGCGGAACTCGACGACGCCGTCGCCGATCTGACCGACCACTTCGAGGCCTACGAGTTCGCGAAGGCCCGCGACCGCCTGCGGACGTTCTTCTGGAACACCTTCTGTGACGACTACCTCGAGATCGCCAAGACCCGCGAGGACGAGCCCTCGACCCAGTACGCCTTGCGGACCGCGCATCGAACCTTCCTCGAGCTGTGGGCGCCGTTCCTGCCCCACGTCACCGAGGAGATCTGGCAAGCGGTGTACGCGGATAGCGAGGCGCTACGCGCCTCGGAAGGGTCGAGCGGTGAGCAGGGCGAGCCGCGAGCCGCCGGTGGACTCGACAGCATTCACACGCGCGACTGGCCCGCCCCGCAGGGGTACGAGGCCGACCTCGAGGCCGGCGAGGCCGCCATGGAGGTCATCTCCGCGCTGCGACGCTACAAGAGCGAGCATCAGCTCCCGCTGAACGCCGATCTCGAGTCGGTGGCCGTCTACGGACCGGTCGACGGCTTCGAGGACGCGATCCAGCACGTGATGCACGTCCAGGAGCTGACAGTGCTCGAGGAACAGCCGGAGATCTCGACCGAGGTGGCGTCGATCGACCTCGACTACTCGACGCTCGGCCCAAAATTCGGCTCGAAAGTCGGCGAGATCGACAGCGGGATCGAAAGCGGCGAGTACGAGATCGATGACGACGCGGGCGTGCTCCGTGTCGCCGGCGAGGAACTCGAGGACGACCTCTTCGAGGTCGAGTTCGAGCGGACCTACTCGGGCGAGGGCGAGATGATCGAGACCGAGTCGGCGGTCGTCATCCTCGAGTAG
- a CDS encoding DUF6293 family protein, with product MQTHIVPVGFDYDRLIAPLVRDQIDVDSVILLEGAVGSEANVEYSRHISRKLETDFKNLLGAETERFVLEDVYDYDEAFEQAYDLITVELDRGNEVWVNVAAMPRTVSFAFATAAHSLMVERQEDREGIHTYYTAPEKYLETELAEELREQIALLEDLQSADDGLENDRVTDRLESARNLLDEFDERGTTIGAKEIDGKHIVELPVASFSNVKPFEELILYKLGEDGEFDSVSELAESLARELNEEYTDSFRSKVIYNVDRLGPGGKGYIEREEHGKSYRTRLSRIGELWVRAHSDDTEN from the coding sequence ATGCAAACTCACATCGTCCCGGTCGGCTTCGACTACGACCGGCTGATCGCGCCGCTGGTGCGCGATCAAATCGACGTCGACAGCGTCATCTTACTCGAGGGGGCCGTCGGCAGCGAGGCCAACGTCGAGTACTCTCGGCACATCTCGCGGAAGCTCGAGACGGACTTCAAGAATCTGCTCGGAGCCGAAACCGAGCGGTTCGTCCTTGAGGATGTCTACGACTACGACGAGGCCTTCGAGCAGGCCTACGATCTCATCACCGTCGAACTCGACCGGGGCAACGAGGTCTGGGTCAACGTCGCCGCGATGCCCCGGACCGTGAGCTTCGCCTTTGCGACCGCCGCCCACTCGCTGATGGTCGAACGCCAGGAGGACCGCGAGGGGATCCACACCTACTACACCGCCCCCGAGAAGTACTTAGAGACCGAACTCGCCGAAGAACTGCGCGAGCAGATCGCGCTGCTCGAGGACCTCCAGAGCGCGGACGACGGACTCGAGAACGACCGGGTGACGGACCGCCTCGAGAGCGCGCGCAACCTGTTAGACGAGTTCGACGAGCGCGGGACGACGATCGGCGCGAAGGAGATCGACGGGAAACACATCGTCGAGTTGCCGGTCGCCTCCTTCTCGAACGTCAAACCGTTCGAGGAACTCATTCTGTACAAACTCGGCGAGGACGGTGAGTTCGACTCCGTCTCGGAACTGGCCGAATCGCTGGCCCGCGAACTCAACGAGGAGTACACCGACAGCTTCCGGTCGAAGGTCATCTACAACGTCGATCGGCTTGGACCGGGTGGGAAGGGCTACATCGAACGCGAAGAACACGGGAAATCCTATCGGACGCGGCTGTCGCGGATCGGCGAACTATGGGTACGAGCCCACTCCGACGATACCGAGAACTGA